From a region of the Sporosarcina ureilytica genome:
- a CDS encoding anti sigma factor C-terminal domain-containing protein → MNEITEDIFDENKIKKAIKKGKRKTIITIVIVSVIVFFVLNVVNFAAYTYFSQKAFKQWDAYVRLSTPNGYISETVDTKGILGGESQYKVSKDMKIKSIVIEKKQYQFGLNPSFSISRGAGGNIGITGEDWQVTYKENGWRDLMFFHPNITYKKYKNDGHLINQMEGDRIYEVALSFDKPYKQNELPIFELPETTWFWINTYSDKQIKTFKTEAEEHDWTSTFISEKEALGFSTTSTIFSTVSLEYEYNDFLSLLKTSLSQEHRNAYNTVKDIKVDNIDILGIVIYGTADEIADIIEKPFIKAASLGGVIDNY, encoded by the coding sequence ATGAATGAAATTACAGAGGATATTTTTGACGAGAATAAAATAAAAAAGGCGATTAAAAAGGGCAAAAGAAAGACAATCATAACCATTGTCATCGTGTCTGTCATTGTATTTTTTGTTCTCAACGTAGTCAATTTTGCGGCATATACCTATTTCAGCCAGAAGGCATTTAAACAATGGGATGCTTACGTCCGACTTAGTACGCCGAATGGCTATATTAGTGAAACAGTGGATACGAAGGGGATTTTAGGTGGAGAGAGCCAATATAAGGTCTCTAAGGATATGAAGATAAAGTCAATTGTTATTGAAAAAAAGCAATACCAATTTGGTTTGAATCCTTCATTTTCGATATCAAGAGGAGCTGGTGGCAATATCGGGATAACGGGAGAGGACTGGCAAGTTACATATAAGGAAAATGGTTGGCGAGATTTGATGTTCTTTCATCCGAATATTACTTATAAAAAATACAAAAATGATGGTCATCTGATTAACCAGATGGAAGGAGACAGAATATACGAAGTAGCTCTTTCATTTGATAAGCCCTATAAACAGAACGAACTACCCATTTTCGAACTACCTGAAACGACTTGGTTTTGGATAAATACCTATAGTGATAAACAAATAAAGACATTCAAAACTGAGGCAGAAGAACATGACTGGACTTCAACTTTTATTAGCGAGAAAGAAGCCCTAGGTTTTTCTACAACTTCAACTATTTTCTCAACTGTTAGTTTGGAATATGAATATAATGATTTTCTTAGTCTTTTAAAAACTAGCTTATCTCAGGAACACCGAAACGCCTATAACACTGTCAAAGATATAAAGGTAGATAATATTGACATACTTGGGATAGTCATTTATGGTACAGCGGACGAAATTGCGGATATTATCGAAAAACCTTTCATTAAAGCTGCTTCTCTGGGAG
- a CDS encoding RNA polymerase sigma factor, with translation MNSQFLLEIYNKQAKMIYFYLKKNGCSHEDAEDIVQESYMKYITYSSGVSSNKALSYIFTIAMNEFKKVLKKKGKEQTLIIDDYHFWDNFTSDSDTESMVLNHEMRHEITIALSHIKEVYKQLLVLKYELELSYKEISLLLGMKIETVRTYLFRARKEFQETWRNLYE, from the coding sequence ATGAATTCACAGTTTTTGTTGGAAATATATAATAAACAGGCAAAAATGATTTATTTTTATTTGAAAAAGAATGGTTGTAGCCATGAAGATGCGGAAGATATTGTTCAGGAAAGTTATATGAAATACATCACCTATAGTAGTGGTGTCTCATCCAACAAAGCGCTCTCATATATTTTTACCATCGCTATGAATGAATTTAAAAAGGTGTTGAAGAAAAAGGGAAAAGAACAAACGTTAATAATTGATGATTATCATTTCTGGGATAATTTTACGAGTGACTCAGACACTGAGTCCATGGTCTTAAATCATGAAATGAGGCATGAAATTACTATTGCCTTAAGCCACATTAAGGAAGTTTATAAGCAGCTGCTAGTACTGAAATATGAACTAGAGCTCAGTTATAAAGAGATTTCTCTGTTACTAGGAATGAAGATAGAAACAGTTAGAACCTATTTATTTCGGGCAAGAAAAGAATTTCAAGAAACATGGAGGAATTTATATGAATGA